Proteins from one Niallia circulans genomic window:
- the comGD gene encoding competence type IV pilus minor pilin ComGD — protein MKRKLTQSGFTLLEMLTALSILLVILAVIPMLLKPQYELLQERTFFTQLQTDLLYAQNYALSHQKSIYAQFNPTEKRYYFRADLKTGMIVDRHYHKSITINEDSVPINFTITPSGNVSKFASYRISIGENKYIFTIQIGRGRSYVKEQ, from the coding sequence ATGAAACGTAAATTAACACAGTCTGGTTTCACCTTGCTTGAGATGCTAACAGCTTTATCCATTCTCCTTGTTATCCTTGCAGTCATTCCGATGCTGTTAAAACCGCAATACGAGTTGCTGCAGGAAAGAACCTTTTTTACTCAATTGCAGACAGACTTGTTATATGCTCAAAATTATGCTTTATCCCATCAAAAAAGTATCTATGCTCAATTTAATCCGACGGAAAAACGATATTATTTTCGTGCTGATTTAAAAACAGGCATGATTGTGGACAGACATTATCATAAGAGCATAACAATAAATGAAGATTCGGTTCCAATTAATTTTACAATAACGCCAAGCGGGAATGTATCTAAGTTCGCTTCATACCGAATAAGCATTGGAGAAAATAAATACATCTTCACAATCCAAATTGGAAGAGGGAGGTCGTATGTTAAAGAACAGTAA
- a CDS encoding DUF2711 family protein, with translation MLDYIWIDDKTPILKQLPSKFKSAAILLHPFIQMPSGWEGMTKQNTCQHVHPSNEEVYTIAKPLSWGEIMSYSGLESYKAVALALLTTICALRKEYKREDLSFKLNSNLKSDIFYPTDDSTSVFLLASLQKVLSSKGANKLYYFDPILDNNGEFNLNETTSLDISNLLYKEIIVTDENRDFAFMSLYESFATLLFAKDKNIEHIVQSMNCEAIVCDETTFINWYSK, from the coding sequence TTGTTAGATTATATTTGGATTGATGACAAGACACCTATACTAAAACAACTTCCGAGCAAATTCAAATCCGCAGCCATATTACTTCACCCTTTTATCCAAATGCCTTCAGGGTGGGAGGGAATGACGAAGCAAAACACTTGCCAACACGTCCATCCAAGTAATGAAGAGGTTTATACTATTGCGAAGCCTCTTTCTTGGGGGGAAATAATGTCTTATAGCGGGCTAGAGTCATACAAAGCTGTTGCCTTAGCCTTGTTAACTACTATCTGTGCGTTAAGAAAAGAATATAAAAGAGAGGACTTGTCTTTTAAGTTAAATTCCAACCTGAAATCAGACATTTTTTATCCAACAGATGATAGTACTTCTGTATTTTTATTAGCCAGTTTACAGAAAGTCCTAAGTTCAAAAGGTGCTAACAAGTTATATTATTTCGACCCAATTTTGGATAACAATGGGGAATTCAATTTAAATGAAACTACGTCTTTAGATATAAGTAATCTATTGTATAAAGAGATAATTGTGACTGATGAAAATAGGGATTTCGCTTTTATGAGTTTGTATGAATCCTTTGCAACCTTATTATTTGCGAAAGACAAAAATATAGAACATATTGTTCAATCAATGAATTGTGAAGCCATTGTATGTGACGAAACAACATTTATTAACTGGTATTCTAAATAA
- a CDS encoding YqzE family protein — protein MKTNDYVKYLTQTFVQYMDQPKEERKKIKQERRINKEPFMLRWFGILPYVFAYFFKKKY, from the coding sequence ATGAAAACAAATGATTATGTAAAATATTTAACGCAAACATTTGTGCAATACATGGACCAGCCCAAGGAAGAGCGAAAAAAAATAAAGCAAGAAAGAAGGATAAATAAAGAGCCCTTTATGCTGAGATGGTTCGGCATTCTTCCATATGTATTTGCCTACTTCTTTAAGAAGAAATACTGA
- the comGF gene encoding competence type IV pilus minor pilin ComGF encodes MRGYRKKQPRFVKAYKGETGFILAEMLVALSLFLTICAFCPLTIKLITEGSTVSYSLRSLEWDVFIHQLKKEVRLATSVRVSEQKLNLTVEGENVQYEKYENKIRRRVNGAGHEVCLQEVEQVEFAQIESGVRILVTDTSLYKRNAAARSFISLNEAELK; translated from the coding sequence ATGAGGGGGTATCGGAAAAAACAGCCAAGATTTGTGAAAGCATATAAGGGAGAGACAGGCTTTATTTTGGCAGAAATGCTTGTTGCCTTGTCGTTATTTTTAACAATATGCGCCTTTTGTCCTCTAACAATTAAGCTTATTACAGAAGGCAGTACGGTTTCCTACAGTCTCCGCAGTCTTGAATGGGACGTTTTTATTCATCAACTCAAAAAAGAGGTTCGTTTGGCTACATCTGTGCGCGTATCAGAACAAAAGCTGAATTTAACGGTAGAAGGAGAAAATGTTCAGTATGAGAAATATGAAAATAAAATAAGAAGAAGAGTGAACGGAGCGGGACATGAGGTATGTCTTCAGGAGGTAGAGCAGGTAGAGTTTGCACAAATAGAGAGTGGTGTGAGAATACTAGTGACAGATACGTCATTGTATAAAAGAAATGCAGCAGCCCGCTCCTTTATAAGCCTGAATGAGGCTGAACTGAAATGA
- a CDS encoding rhodanese-like domain-containing protein: MQAVYTLLIAVAIFAIYSIIVYLYQRKIVKTISEEEFRQGYRKAQLIDVREPNEFSAGHVLGARNIPLSQLKMRKGEIRSDKPVYLYCQNGMRSGRAAQFLHRKGYRQMSQLQGGFKKWSGKVKTKN, from the coding sequence TTGCAAGCAGTTTATACTCTATTAATCGCGGTAGCAATTTTTGCTATCTATTCTATAATCGTATATCTCTATCAACGCAAGATAGTTAAGACGATTTCAGAAGAGGAGTTCCGTCAAGGCTACAGAAAAGCCCAGCTGATTGACGTTAGGGAACCAAATGAATTCAGTGCAGGTCACGTTCTCGGAGCTAGAAACATTCCTCTTTCCCAATTGAAAATGCGAAAAGGGGAAATCCGTTCAGACAAGCCTGTCTACTTATATTGCCAAAATGGTATGAGAAGTGGAAGAGCAGCTCAATTTTTACACCGCAAAGGCTACAGACAAATGTCACAGCTTCAAGGCGGTTTCAAAAAATGGTCTGGAAAAGTTAAAACAAAAAATTAA
- the comGG gene encoding competence type IV pilus minor pilin ComGG: protein MTKCQNGFIYPITLAIFLLVLSFFLVITSLFLTEKRIHHNSKELLVQEYYFMSSVKAVEKELQLDEYGQQGALPFEKGSVEYSIEQTTDTILKVEYRLRTKTVETVGYSYFDRHENKMTKWVEAK, encoded by the coding sequence ATGACGAAGTGTCAAAATGGCTTTATCTATCCCATAACCTTAGCTATTTTTCTGCTTGTCCTCAGCTTTTTTTTGGTGATAACCAGTCTGTTTTTAACGGAAAAAAGAATACATCACAATTCGAAGGAGCTTCTTGTTCAGGAATATTATTTTATGAGTTCTGTAAAGGCTGTTGAGAAGGAGCTGCAGCTGGATGAATATGGGCAACAGGGTGCACTTCCATTCGAAAAAGGTTCTGTTGAGTATTCGATTGAACAAACGACAGATACTATATTAAAGGTAGAGTACCGCCTCCGCACAAAAACTGTTGAAACGGTAGGGTACAGTTATTTTGACAGGCACGAAAACAAAATGACAAAGTGGGTCGAGGCGAAGTAA
- a CDS encoding YqhG family protein, which produces MKQQEIHQFLKRFFLANDCELVEIQHGYMIVQLTIDLDKELMNRPFYWHYLEKTGGVPNPARLTLITDPNSAPKDLKGELIHFGSPRLHQLFACAKKLSGYIRLYENIPGQMSKHVPLKPWLSMNVKISYQCDRKRDIFRSIGLQLINGQLVDNFHETVQKFNLSAKIPDYCFTLSPLIMPKSGMIRIENTIRQAVLQEDHQWAADARERWQKDLTLLEHFYEDAEEERIESLEMERLALKEQYEPKVNVSIINGGLFYLASEAM; this is translated from the coding sequence ATGAAGCAGCAGGAAATTCATCAATTTCTTAAACGTTTTTTTCTCGCTAATGACTGTGAGCTTGTTGAAATCCAACATGGCTATATGATTGTGCAATTAACCATTGATTTAGATAAAGAGCTAATGAATCGCCCCTTCTATTGGCATTATTTAGAAAAAACCGGCGGAGTTCCCAATCCTGCCAGGCTAACATTGATTACAGATCCTAATAGTGCACCAAAGGATTTAAAGGGCGAGTTAATTCATTTTGGTTCACCAAGATTGCATCAACTATTTGCCTGCGCCAAAAAGCTGTCTGGTTATATTCGTTTATATGAAAATATTCCAGGACAAATGAGTAAACATGTACCACTAAAGCCTTGGCTTTCCATGAATGTGAAGATTTCTTATCAATGTGATCGGAAACGAGATATTTTCCGGTCCATTGGATTACAGCTTATCAACGGTCAGCTTGTTGATAATTTTCATGAAACAGTTCAAAAGTTTAATCTTTCTGCCAAAATACCTGACTATTGCTTTACACTTTCGCCACTGATCATGCCAAAAAGTGGAATGATTCGAATCGAAAACACCATTAGACAAGCAGTGTTGCAGGAAGATCATCAATGGGCTGCAGATGCAAGGGAAAGATGGCAGAAGGACTTAACTCTGCTGGAGCATTTTTATGAGGATGCAGAGGAGGAACGTATAGAAAGCCTTGAAATGGAAAGACTTGCCTTAAAAGAGCAATATGAGCCGAAAGTCAATGTTTCCATCATCAATGGCGGGCTATTCTATCTCGCTTCTGAGGCAATGTAA
- a CDS encoding DEAD/DEAH box helicase, producing the protein MTIQINFDQIWNEELPKRMNDDGPWANWELYQLALEVEQHTIIPEFEGLQAPNHLSDLTPLPHQLEVAKKVIEDMNGKAILADEVGLGKTIEAGLILKEYMIRGLVKKVLILVPASLVTQWAIELNSKFFIPAVSQRKSYVWEQCDIVVSSIDTAKRAPHREIINNLDYDLVIIDEAHKLKNNKTKNYEFVQNLKKKFCLLLTATPIQNRVSEIFNLVSLLKPGHLGSETAFYEKYKKDSRSVNDDEHLKELVNKVMIRNRRSDTGIEWTKRVVEAVTIEFTEEERALYDTIESLKGYEADDNNVAGARSPFSMITLQREACSSRESVYYTLQNMMKKTENPSQEFQDRINLLTSKINAITKNSKAEKALEIIKRADDKVIIFTEYRATQLYLQWYLKQHGITSVPFRGGFKRGKKDWMRDLFQNHAQVLIATEAGGEGINLQFCNHIINFDLPWNPMRLEQRIGRIHRLGQKKDVMIYNFAIKDTVEDHILKLLYEKIHLFEKVIGDLDDILTKLEFGNMDDYMNDIFVNSQSEGEMRIKMDNLTSMIEFAQNLKDGDSYEAAGNSSIS; encoded by the coding sequence ATGACAATCCAAATCAACTTTGACCAAATATGGAATGAAGAATTGCCAAAACGTATGAATGATGATGGACCATGGGCAAATTGGGAGCTGTACCAATTAGCATTAGAAGTAGAGCAGCATACAATCATTCCTGAATTCGAAGGCTTGCAGGCACCTAATCATCTGTCTGATTTAACGCCATTGCCACATCAGCTTGAAGTAGCGAAAAAAGTTATTGAGGATATGAACGGAAAGGCTATCTTGGCTGATGAAGTAGGACTTGGAAAAACAATTGAAGCAGGGCTTATTTTAAAGGAATATATGATTCGTGGTTTAGTGAAAAAAGTATTGATTCTTGTTCCAGCTTCCCTTGTTACACAATGGGCAATAGAGCTGAATAGTAAGTTTTTTATCCCTGCAGTCTCACAACGGAAAAGCTATGTTTGGGAGCAATGCGATATTGTCGTATCCTCTATTGATACAGCTAAAAGAGCTCCACACCGGGAAATTATTAATAACCTCGACTACGATCTTGTCATCATAGATGAGGCACATAAACTAAAAAATAATAAGACAAAAAACTATGAATTTGTACAAAATCTCAAAAAGAAATTCTGTCTATTACTAACAGCAACACCTATTCAAAACAGAGTCAGTGAAATCTTCAACCTCGTTTCCTTATTAAAGCCAGGCCACTTAGGGAGTGAGACTGCCTTCTATGAAAAATATAAAAAGGATTCACGCTCTGTTAATGATGATGAGCATTTAAAAGAGCTTGTTAATAAAGTCATGATTCGAAACAGAAGAAGTGATACTGGCATCGAGTGGACGAAACGGGTGGTTGAGGCGGTTACAATCGAGTTTACAGAGGAGGAAAGAGCTCTTTATGACACGATAGAATCGCTTAAAGGATATGAGGCCGATGACAACAATGTTGCTGGAGCAAGGAGTCCTTTTTCTATGATTACCTTACAAAGGGAAGCTTGCAGCAGCAGAGAATCCGTTTATTATACTTTACAAAACATGATGAAAAAAACCGAAAATCCTTCTCAGGAATTTCAAGATAGAATAAATTTGTTAACAAGCAAAATTAATGCTATTACAAAAAACTCCAAAGCTGAAAAAGCCCTTGAAATCATAAAAAGGGCTGATGATAAAGTAATTATCTTTACAGAGTACAGAGCGACACAATTATATCTCCAATGGTATTTAAAACAGCATGGTATTACTTCTGTTCCGTTCAGAGGCGGGTTCAAACGTGGCAAAAAGGACTGGATGCGCGATTTATTCCAAAACCATGCTCAAGTGCTGATTGCTACAGAGGCTGGCGGTGAAGGAATAAACCTGCAATTTTGCAACCATATAATTAACTTTGATCTTCCGTGGAATCCAATGCGGCTTGAACAGCGAATCGGCCGGATTCACAGACTTGGACAAAAAAAGGATGTGATGATTTATAATTTCGCCATTAAAGACACGGTAGAAGACCATATTCTTAAATTGCTCTATGAAAAAATCCACTTGTTTGAAAAAGTTATTGGAGACTTAGACGATATTCTCACAAAGCTTGAATTCGGCAATATGGATGATTATATGAATGATATCTTTGTTAACTCCCAATCTGAAGGTGAAATGAGAATCAAAATGGATAACCTGACTAGCATGATTGAATTTGCCCAAAATCTCAAGGATGGTGATAGTTATGAAGCAGCAGGAAATTCATCAATTTCTTAA
- the gcvPB gene encoding aminomethyl-transferring glycine dehydrogenase subunit GcvPB → MHKHQPLIFENSTPGRIGYSLPEMDIPELDVSELIPADYIRSEPAKLPEVSELDIMRHYTALSKRNHGLDSGFYPLGSCTMKYNPKINENVARFSGFAHIHPLQDESSVQGALELMYDLQQHLIEITGMDEVTLQPAAGAHGEWTGLMMIRAFHEANGDVKRSKVIVPDSAHGTNPASATVAGFETITVKSDEKGLVDLEDLRRVVGADTAALMLTNPNTLGLFEENILEMAKIVHDAGGKLYYDGANLNAVLSKARPGDMGFDVVHLNLHKTFTGPHGGGGPGSGPVGVKADLIPYLPKPIITKSGEEYVFDNDRPLSIGRVKPYYGNFGINVRAYTYIRSMGPDGLKAVTENAVLNANYMMRSLAEYYDLPFDRHCKHEFVLSGRRQKKLGVRTLDIAKRLLDFGYHPPTIYFPLNVEECIMIEPTETESKETLDQFIDAMIQIAKEAEETPEIVQEAPHTTVIGRLDETLAARKPVLRYMKAD, encoded by the coding sequence ATGCATAAACATCAACCGCTCATTTTTGAAAACAGCACACCTGGACGAATCGGCTACAGTCTGCCTGAAATGGATATTCCAGAGCTTGATGTTAGTGAGCTTATTCCTGCTGATTATATCCGCTCAGAACCTGCTAAGCTACCGGAAGTATCAGAATTGGACATTATGCGTCATTACACAGCATTGTCCAAACGAAATCATGGTTTAGATTCAGGTTTCTATCCACTCGGTTCATGTACGATGAAATATAATCCAAAAATAAATGAAAATGTGGCAAGATTCAGCGGATTTGCCCATATTCATCCGTTGCAGGATGAAAGCTCTGTTCAGGGAGCTTTGGAGTTGATGTATGATCTTCAGCAGCATTTAATCGAAATTACAGGAATGGATGAAGTAACGCTGCAGCCTGCAGCAGGAGCGCATGGAGAATGGACTGGATTGATGATGATCCGTGCCTTCCATGAAGCGAATGGGGATGTTAAACGGTCAAAAGTCATAGTGCCAGACTCTGCCCATGGTACAAATCCAGCTTCAGCGACGGTAGCGGGATTTGAAACAATTACAGTCAAATCAGATGAAAAAGGTCTTGTGGATTTAGAAGATTTGCGCAGAGTGGTCGGTGCGGATACGGCAGCACTAATGCTGACAAACCCGAACACACTTGGTCTTTTTGAAGAAAATATTTTGGAAATGGCGAAAATTGTTCATGATGCTGGCGGAAAATTATATTATGATGGTGCAAACTTAAATGCCGTTCTTTCCAAAGCAAGACCTGGCGATATGGGCTTTGATGTTGTCCATTTAAACCTTCATAAAACATTTACTGGCCCGCATGGAGGGGGTGGACCTGGTTCAGGTCCAGTCGGAGTTAAAGCAGATTTAATTCCGTATCTTCCAAAGCCGATTATAACAAAGTCTGGAGAGGAATATGTATTCGATAATGACCGCCCATTATCGATTGGCAGGGTGAAGCCGTATTACGGAAACTTTGGAATTAATGTTCGTGCATATACGTACATTAGGTCAATGGGTCCAGATGGTTTGAAGGCAGTGACGGAAAATGCTGTTCTTAACGCCAATTATATGATGAGAAGTTTAGCTGAATATTATGATTTGCCTTTTGACAGACATTGTAAGCATGAATTTGTATTAAGCGGCAGACGTCAAAAGAAATTAGGTGTGCGCACATTGGATATAGCGAAAAGGCTGCTAGACTTCGGCTACCACCCGCCGACAATCTACTTCCCGCTTAATGTAGAAGAGTGTATCATGATAGAGCCGACAGAAACAGAGTCGAAGGAAACGCTTGACCAATTTATTGATGCAATGATACAAATAGCGAAAGAAGCAGAGGAAACGCCAGAAATCGTGCAAGAGGCTCCACATACTACAGTAATCGGCCGTCTTGACGAAACGCTCGCTGCAAGAAAACCAGTTCTTCGCTATATGAAAGCGGACTAA
- the gcvT gene encoding glycine cleavage system aminomethyltransferase GcvT translates to MNELKQTPLYDLYKEYGGKTIDFGGWALPVQFSSIKEEHEAVRTKAGLFDVSHMGEIEVKGKHSLDFLQKMLTNDVSKVQVGKAQYSAMCYENGGTVDDLLTYKLGDDHYLLVVNASNIEKDFAWLASHVEGEVELANLSGDYAQLALQGPLAEETLTKLTAENTAEIGYFQFRHTVIAGKDILLSRTGYTGEDGFEIYCSSDDAVHLWKEILQAGKDSGVLPCGLGSRDTLRFEATLALYGQELTKDISPLEAGIGFAVKLTKEADFIGKSALLSQKEAGLQRKLVGIEMIDRGIPRHGYKVYSTGQVIGEVTTGTQSPTLNKAIGLALITSSFAEAGKEIEVEIRGKLVKAKVTATPFYKRNKA, encoded by the coding sequence ATGAATGAATTAAAACAAACCCCTTTGTATGATTTATACAAGGAGTATGGTGGCAAAACAATAGATTTCGGGGGATGGGCTCTGCCTGTTCAGTTTTCGAGCATAAAGGAAGAGCATGAAGCAGTTCGTACGAAAGCTGGATTATTCGATGTTTCCCATATGGGCGAAATCGAGGTCAAAGGCAAACATAGTTTGGACTTCCTCCAAAAGATGCTGACAAACGACGTTTCTAAAGTACAGGTTGGTAAAGCACAATATTCAGCCATGTGCTATGAAAACGGCGGAACGGTTGATGACCTTCTTACATATAAGCTTGGTGACGATCATTATTTATTGGTTGTAAATGCATCCAATATTGAAAAGGACTTTGCATGGCTTGCAAGCCATGTAGAAGGGGAAGTGGAGCTTGCGAATCTTTCTGGTGACTATGCTCAATTGGCATTGCAAGGGCCGCTCGCTGAAGAGACGCTAACAAAACTAACTGCTGAAAATACAGCGGAAATTGGGTATTTCCAATTTCGACATACAGTAATAGCAGGTAAGGATATCCTGTTATCAAGAACAGGATATACAGGCGAGGATGGCTTTGAGATTTATTGCAGCAGTGATGATGCTGTACATTTATGGAAGGAAATATTACAAGCAGGCAAGGATTCCGGTGTGCTTCCATGCGGTCTTGGCTCAAGAGATACTTTAAGATTTGAAGCAACTCTAGCATTATATGGTCAAGAGCTTACAAAGGATATTTCCCCATTGGAGGCTGGCATTGGGTTTGCTGTTAAATTGACCAAAGAAGCAGACTTTATCGGGAAGTCGGCACTATTAAGCCAAAAGGAAGCTGGTTTGCAAAGGAAGCTCGTTGGAATTGAAATGATCGACAGAGGAATTCCACGCCATGGCTATAAGGTTTATAGCACTGGCCAAGTGATAGGGGAAGTGACAACAGGCACGCAGTCACCAACATTAAACAAAGCAATCGGGTTAGCATTGATTACGAGTTCTTTTGCTGAAGCTGGCAAAGAAATAGAGGTAGAAATTAGAGGGAAGCTTGTAAAAGCGAAAGTAACAGCTACTCCATTTTATAAAAGGAATAAAGCTTGA
- a CDS encoding lipoate--protein ligase family protein: MTKETWRFIDTGNSSPSFNMALDEALLDWHSTGDFPPVIRFYGWNPATLSIGYFQKVEKEIDMDAVKELNLGFVRRPTGGRGVLHEHELTYSVIVSEEHPDMPKTVTEAYRVISEGILQGFHLLGLDAYFSVPKTEAQKASLKNPRSAVCFDAPSWYELVVEGRKVAGSAQTRQKGVILQHGSILLDLDEDKLFRLFKYSNDRIKEKMQAAFKEKAVAINAITDKQITIDMAKKAFKEGFERGLNIELQEYELSPQQLEYVEKLAKDRYESDEWNFRR, translated from the coding sequence ATGACAAAAGAAACATGGAGATTTATTGATACTGGTAACAGTTCCCCTTCTTTTAACATGGCATTGGATGAGGCGCTTTTAGATTGGCATTCGACAGGGGATTTTCCGCCAGTCATCCGTTTTTATGGCTGGAATCCGGCAACATTATCGATTGGATATTTCCAAAAAGTAGAAAAAGAAATTGACATGGACGCTGTGAAGGAATTGAACTTAGGCTTTGTGAGGAGACCAACAGGAGGAAGAGGAGTGCTGCATGAGCATGAATTGACATATAGTGTCATTGTCTCAGAGGAGCATCCTGATATGCCGAAAACAGTGACGGAAGCTTATCGAGTTATTTCAGAAGGCATTCTGCAAGGTTTTCATTTACTTGGACTTGACGCCTATTTCTCAGTGCCGAAAACGGAGGCGCAAAAAGCTTCACTCAAAAACCCGCGGTCTGCTGTATGCTTTGATGCACCAAGCTGGTATGAGCTAGTTGTTGAAGGCAGAAAAGTAGCTGGAAGCGCTCAAACAAGACAAAAAGGAGTTATATTGCAGCATGGTTCCATCCTGTTGGATTTAGATGAAGACAAGCTGTTTCGTCTTTTCAAATATTCAAATGACAGAATTAAGGAAAAAATGCAGGCTGCTTTCAAGGAAAAAGCAGTTGCAATCAATGCAATAACGGATAAGCAGATTACGATTGACATGGCGAAAAAAGCGTTTAAAGAGGGTTTTGAACGTGGTCTTAATATTGAGCTTCAGGAATATGAGCTAAGCCCGCAGCAGCTTGAATATGTAGAAAAGCTTGCAAAAGATAGATATGAAAGTGATGAATGGAATTTCAGAAGATAA
- the gcvPA gene encoding aminomethyl-transferring glycine dehydrogenase subunit GcvPA: MKHRYLPMTEDDREAMLKAIGAASVEELFSDIPESVRFKGEYNIKNAKSESALLKELSKLASKNADSKSHVSFLGAGVYDHYAPVIVDHVISRSEFYTAYTPYQPEISQGELQAIFEFQTMICELTGMDVANSSMYDGATSLAEAGSLSAGVTKRKKILISSCVHPEAKEVVKTYAKGQYIEVIEVPHKDGVTDTEALKQYMGDDVAAVMVQYPNFFGRIEPLKELEEIIHGNKAMFVVSSNPLALGALTPPGVFKADIVVGDAQPFGIPAAFGGPHCGYFAVTSKLMRKVPGRLVGQTVDENGAVGFVLTLQAREQHIRRDKATSNICSNQALNALAASVAMTALGKNGVKEMALANIQKAYYAKEKFKAAGFDIRFEGPSFNEFIVDCKSSVSAINKTLLKKGIVGGYDLGRDYKGFDQFMLVAVTELRTKEEIDELVKELEDYHA; encoded by the coding sequence ATGAAACACCGCTATTTGCCAATGACCGAGGATGACAGAGAAGCCATGCTTAAAGCGATTGGGGCAGCTTCTGTAGAGGAGCTGTTTTCTGATATCCCAGAAAGTGTCCGTTTTAAAGGGGAATACAATATTAAGAACGCAAAAAGCGAATCTGCACTCTTGAAGGAATTAAGCAAGCTTGCTTCAAAAAATGCAGATAGTAAATCCCATGTTTCCTTTTTAGGTGCTGGAGTCTATGATCATTACGCACCAGTCATTGTCGATCATGTCATTTCAAGATCAGAGTTTTACACAGCTTACACTCCATATCAGCCAGAGATCTCTCAAGGAGAACTACAGGCAATTTTTGAATTTCAGACAATGATTTGTGAATTAACAGGCATGGATGTTGCCAATTCCTCCATGTATGATGGCGCAACATCTTTAGCTGAGGCAGGCAGCTTAAGTGCAGGTGTAACGAAAAGAAAAAAAATCCTGATTTCAAGCTGTGTTCACCCTGAGGCAAAGGAAGTTGTGAAAACATACGCAAAGGGTCAGTACATCGAAGTGATCGAGGTGCCGCATAAGGATGGGGTTACTGATACAGAAGCGTTGAAGCAGTATATGGGTGATGACGTGGCTGCTGTTATGGTGCAATATCCTAATTTCTTTGGCAGAATCGAACCGCTTAAGGAGCTAGAGGAAATTATTCATGGCAATAAAGCGATGTTCGTTGTTTCAAGCAATCCTCTTGCTCTAGGTGCCTTAACACCTCCAGGCGTGTTTAAAGCAGATATTGTTGTTGGTGATGCACAGCCTTTTGGTATACCAGCCGCATTTGGCGGACCGCATTGCGGCTATTTTGCTGTTACCTCTAAGTTAATGAGAAAGGTACCAGGCAGACTAGTTGGGCAGACGGTTGATGAAAACGGGGCAGTTGGATTTGTTTTGACCCTTCAGGCACGGGAGCAGCATATCAGACGTGATAAAGCGACTTCTAATATTTGCTCCAACCAAGCATTAAATGCTTTAGCTGCCTCTGTAGCTATGACTGCATTAGGCAAAAATGGTGTGAAGGAAATGGCTTTGGCAAATATTCAAAAGGCATATTATGCTAAAGAGAAATTTAAAGCAGCTGGTTTTGACATTCGCTTTGAAGGTCCATCCTTTAACGAATTTATCGTAGACTGCAAGTCTTCGGTTTCTGCCATTAATAAGACATTGTTGAAAAAAGGGATTGTTGGTGGCTATGATCTCGGCAGGGATTATAAAGGATTTGATCAATTTATGCTCGTTGCAGTGACAGAGCTGCGCACAAAAGAAGAGATAGACGAACTTGTCAAAGAATTGGAGGATTATCATGCATAA